In Flavobacterium sp. N1736, the following are encoded in one genomic region:
- a CDS encoding exodeoxyribonuclease III, with translation MKIISYNVNGIRAAITKGFIEWLQHANPDVICLQEIKATQEQIPVEDITAAGYPYQYYYPATKKGYSGVAILSKIKPNNVVFGTGIQHMDFEGRNLRADFDDCSVMSLYLPSGTNIERLDHKFMFMDDFQNYINELKITIPNLIICGDYNICHEAIDIHDPVRNKTVSGFLPAERAWLDGFMKSGFIDSFRHFNKDPHHYSWWSYRAGARGNNKGWRIDYNLVSDSLEHRLKRAVILPDAVHSDHCPVLVEIE, from the coding sequence ATGAAAATTATTTCTTATAATGTAAACGGAATCAGAGCAGCAATTACTAAAGGATTTATAGAATGGCTGCAACATGCCAATCCTGATGTTATCTGTCTTCAGGAAATCAAAGCGACTCAGGAGCAAATTCCTGTTGAAGATATTACAGCTGCCGGTTATCCTTATCAGTATTATTATCCTGCAACAAAAAAAGGATATAGTGGCGTGGCTATCTTATCTAAAATAAAACCAAATAATGTCGTTTTTGGAACCGGAATTCAGCATATGGATTTTGAAGGTCGTAACCTTCGTGCCGATTTTGATGATTGTTCTGTAATGAGTTTATACCTTCCGTCAGGAACAAATATTGAAAGATTAGATCATAAATTTATGTTTATGGATGATTTTCAAAACTATATTAATGAATTAAAAATCACGATTCCAAACCTGATTATTTGTGGCGATTATAATATTTGCCATGAAGCGATCGATATTCACGATCCGGTTCGTAATAAAACGGTTTCAGGATTTTTACCGGCAGAACGCGCCTGGCTTGACGGTTTTATGAAATCCGGTTTTATAGACAGTTTCCGTCATTTTAATAAAGATCCGCATCATTATTCATGGTGGAGTTACCGTGCCGGAGCCCGCGGAAACAACAAAGGCTGGCGTATCGATTATAATCTGGTAAGCGATTCGTTAGAACACAGATTAAAACGTGCAGTGATTTTACCAGATGCCGTGCATTCAGATCATTGCCCAGTTTTAGTTGAGATTGAGTAA
- a CDS encoding lysophospholipid acyltransferase family protein has protein sequence MGLVTAKEVAKAINVDKYGVLGTFSGWILMKVLKISTLNKIYDHNKHLEDVAFLNGVLDELQIKFEIPEEDLKRLPKDGAYITISNHPLGGIDGILLLKLMLEREPNFKIIANFLLHRIVPLKKYIMPVNPFENHRDAKSSVVGIKETLRHLSDGKPLGIFPAGEVSTYKDGKLVVDKPWEEGALKLIRKAKVPVVPIYFHAKNSRLFYWLSKIDDTLRTAKLPSELLTQKDRVIKVRIGKPISVNEQNEIESFEEYSEFLRKKTYMLANPFEKDSKLLDTASLKIPKAPKKIVTPASEPKMIDEVNALRGSDCRLLQSKNYEVFFATAKSIPNILHEIGRLREITFREVGEGTNESIDLDKFDQYYHHMFLWDDETKRIAGAYRMGLGSEIYPKYGLEGFYLNDLFRFEPELHDMMHKSIEMGRAFIVKEYQQKPMPLFLLWKGIIHTTLRYPEHKYLLGGVSISNQFSDFSKSLMIEFMKSNYYDPYIAQYIHPKKAYKVKLKDADKDFIFDEAESDLNKFDKIIDELEPGNLRLPVLIKKYIKQNARVVAFNVDPLFNNAVDGLMYIRIADIPESTMKPVIEEFQIELERKLSEKED, from the coding sequence ATGGGTTTAGTTACCGCGAAAGAAGTTGCAAAAGCAATAAATGTTGATAAGTACGGAGTTCTTGGTACTTTTTCAGGCTGGATTCTTATGAAGGTTCTTAAGATCTCTACCCTTAATAAAATTTACGATCACAATAAACATTTAGAAGATGTTGCGTTTTTAAATGGAGTTCTGGATGAATTGCAAATTAAATTTGAAATTCCGGAAGAAGACTTAAAACGTTTACCTAAAGACGGCGCCTATATTACGATCTCAAATCATCCGCTTGGAGGAATAGATGGTATTTTACTTTTGAAATTAATGCTTGAAAGAGAACCAAATTTCAAGATTATTGCTAACTTTTTATTACACCGAATTGTTCCGCTTAAAAAATATATCATGCCGGTTAATCCTTTTGAAAATCACAGGGATGCCAAATCAAGCGTGGTGGGAATTAAGGAAACTTTGCGCCATTTAAGTGACGGAAAACCGTTGGGGATTTTCCCTGCCGGGGAAGTTTCAACTTATAAAGACGGAAAATTAGTCGTTGATAAACCGTGGGAAGAAGGTGCTTTAAAATTGATTAGAAAAGCAAAAGTTCCGGTTGTACCCATTTATTTTCATGCCAAAAACAGTAGATTATTCTATTGGCTTTCTAAAATTGATGATACTTTGCGTACTGCAAAATTACCATCAGAATTGTTGACACAGAAAGATCGTGTTATCAAAGTTCGTATTGGTAAACCGATTTCTGTAAACGAACAAAACGAAATTGAATCTTTTGAAGAGTATTCAGAATTTTTAAGAAAGAAAACTTATATGCTTGCCAATCCTTTTGAAAAGGACAGTAAATTACTGGATACAGCAAGTTTAAAAATACCAAAAGCGCCTAAAAAAATTGTTACGCCGGCAAGTGAACCAAAAATGATTGACGAGGTAAATGCGTTAAGAGGAAGCGATTGTCGATTATTACAAAGCAAAAACTACGAAGTGTTTTTTGCAACCGCAAAATCTATCCCGAATATTCTGCATGAAATTGGACGTTTGCGTGAAATTACTTTCCGTGAAGTGGGTGAAGGAACCAATGAATCTATCGATTTAGACAAATTTGACCAATATTATCACCATATGTTTTTGTGGGATGATGAAACTAAAAGAATTGCAGGCGCTTACCGCATGGGATTAGGATCTGAAATTTATCCAAAATACGGGCTTGAAGGTTTTTATCTGAATGATCTTTTTAGATTTGAGCCTGAATTGCACGATATGATGCATAAATCGATCGAAATGGGGCGTGCTTTTATTGTTAAGGAATATCAGCAAAAACCAATGCCTTTATTCTTATTGTGGAAAGGAATTATACATACAACGTTACGTTATCCTGAACATAAATATTTATTAGGCGGCGTTAGTATCAGTAATCAATTCTCTGATTTCTCTAAATCACTGATGATCGAGTTCATGAAATCGAATTATTACGATCCATACATTGCGCAATATATTCACCCGAAAAAAGCGTATAAAGTTAAACTGAAAGACGCTGATAAGGACTTTATTTTTGATGAAGCCGAATCAGACCTTAATAAATTTGATAAAATCATTGATGAATTAGAACCCGGAAATTTACGTTTGCCTGTTTTAATTAAAAAATACATCAAACAAAATGCACGTGTTGTAGCTTTCAACGTCGATCCTTTGTTTAATAACGCTGTAGACGGTTTAATGTACATCAGAATCGCCGATATTCCGGAAAGCACCATGAAACCTGTTATCGAAGAGTTTCAAATAGAATTAGAACGTAAATTATCTGAAAAAGAAGATTAA
- a CDS encoding TM2 domain-containing protein, producing the protein MENTKTEAWNNPPRQENKKVIAALFAIFLGSLGIHKFYLGYTREGIIQFLLGLCGIGGLIGIIEGILYLTKTDEEFYQTYQIGQKGWF; encoded by the coding sequence ATGGAAAATACAAAAACAGAAGCATGGAATAATCCGCCAAGACAGGAAAATAAAAAAGTTATCGCTGCGCTTTTTGCCATTTTTTTAGGATCGCTGGGAATTCATAAATTTTATTTAGGATACACAAGAGAAGGAATTATCCAATTTCTTTTAGGATTATGCGGAATTGGAGGTCTTATTGGTATTATTGAAGGAATTCTCTATTTAACAAAAACAGACGAAGAGTTTTATCAAACCTATCAGATTGGTCAAAAAGGCTGGTTCTAA
- a CDS encoding DUF2752 domain-containing protein, translating to MISTDYTNNNRIKRKIYGIIGAAITLIVPFFLMLNNHNDHLESDQSFCPFKMMTGFPCPGCGITKSLVYFYQGDLYKSISYHVLGPFVIAFCWVTIIVLIAEIITKKEYFTSLLYNKKLAYRLAYFLAIYHFIRLVLFVKNNSFDDILHQSIWF from the coding sequence GTGATATCAACAGATTATACAAATAATAACAGAATAAAACGTAAAATTTACGGAATTATCGGTGCAGCAATTACACTGATAGTTCCGTTTTTTTTAATGCTCAATAATCACAATGATCATTTAGAGTCAGATCAGTCTTTTTGCCCTTTTAAAATGATGACCGGATTTCCTTGTCCGGGTTGTGGTATTACAAAATCATTGGTGTATTTTTATCAGGGAGATTTATACAAATCAATAAGTTACCATGTTTTAGGACCTTTTGTAATCGCTTTTTGCTGGGTAACGATTATTGTGTTAATCGCAGAAATTATTACCAAAAAAGAATATTTCACAAGTCTTTTATACAATAAAAAACTAGCTTACAGATTGGCTTATTTCTTAGCCATTTATCATTTTATACGATTGGTACTTTTTGTAAAAAACAATTCGTTTGATGATATATTGCATCAGTCGATTTGGTTCTAA
- a CDS encoding DUF4234 domain-containing protein — MENLQETSNNFNEPIPVFKVDPIMVLLFGFLTCGLYLIYWNIKVAEVFNAVAKKEVISQPIAIFAGCCMPVNIYFYYLAGKEALPKVYEQTGELQKDQSTLLIVLGFFFPIAAAMIVQGDINRLYK, encoded by the coding sequence ATGGAAAATTTACAAGAAACGTCTAATAATTTTAATGAGCCAATCCCAGTATTTAAAGTGGATCCAATTATGGTTTTACTTTTCGGATTTTTAACTTGCGGATTGTATTTAATTTATTGGAATATTAAAGTTGCAGAAGTTTTCAATGCTGTAGCAAAGAAAGAAGTTATTTCGCAGCCTATTGCAATTTTTGCCGGATGCTGTATGCCGGTAAATATTTATTTTTATTATTTAGCAGGAAAAGAAGCATTGCCTAAAGTTTATGAGCAAACAGGTGAGCTTCAAAAAGATCAGTCTACTTTATTAATTGTTCTGGGATTCTTTTTTCCTATTGCAGCAGCAATGATCGTACAAGGTGATATCAACAGATTATACAAATAA
- a CDS encoding DUF805 domain-containing protein: MIEWYKKVVFENYANFNGRARRSEYWYFTLMQFLILISFFILGAGIGSIFDNALGGLFVGYLVFALYSLATFLPTLAVVVRRLHDVGKSGWFYFIALIPFIGGIWLLVVICTEGDSGSNDYGSDPKSNIEEINEIGNVELQ; encoded by the coding sequence ATGATTGAATGGTACAAAAAAGTGGTTTTTGAAAACTATGCAAACTTCAACGGTCGTGCCAGAAGAAGTGAGTATTGGTATTTTACCCTTATGCAATTTTTAATTTTGATATCTTTTTTTATTCTTGGAGCAGGAATAGGTTCCATTTTTGACAATGCTTTAGGAGGACTTTTTGTTGGATATCTTGTTTTTGCACTTTATTCATTGGCTACTTTTCTGCCAACCCTTGCGGTTGTAGTAAGACGTTTACATGACGTTGGAAAAAGCGGATGGTTTTATTTCATCGCGTTAATTCCCTTTATTGGAGGAATATGGCTGTTAGTTGTAATATGTACAGAAGGTGATTCAGGTTCTAACGACTACGGTTCAGATCCTAAAAGCAATATTGAAGAAATTAATGAAATCGGTAACGTTGAATTACAATAA
- a CDS encoding 2-hydroxyacid dehydrogenase has product MSIKILHIDSNHPILWGQLEEAGFENHADFKSSKEEIEEKIQDYNGIVIRSRFKIDKTFLDKATNLQFIARVGAGLESIDCDYAETKNIHLIAAPEGNRNAVAEHSLGVILSLFNNLNQADAEIKAGHWNRESNRGHELDGKSVGIIGYGNMGKAFAKKLHGFEVDVLCYDILDNVGDENARQVSLRELQQKTDVLSLHLPWTPETDKMVNADFINAFAKPFWIINTSRGKNIVTADLVSAMKEKKVLGAGLDVLEYEKLSFETLFQDKNTPEAFQYLLQAKNVLLTPHIAGWTFESHERLAQVIVNKIKKVYAK; this is encoded by the coding sequence ATGAGCATTAAAATTCTACATATCGATAGCAATCATCCCATACTTTGGGGACAATTGGAAGAAGCGGGTTTCGAGAATCACGCCGACTTTAAATCTTCGAAAGAAGAAATTGAAGAAAAAATTCAGGATTATAACGGAATCGTAATTCGAAGCCGTTTTAAAATCGATAAAACATTTTTAGACAAAGCCACCAATTTACAGTTTATCGCCAGAGTTGGCGCGGGTTTAGAAAGTATCGATTGCGATTATGCCGAGACTAAAAACATACACTTAATTGCTGCTCCGGAAGGTAATCGCAACGCTGTTGCAGAACATTCACTTGGCGTAATTTTGTCGCTTTTTAATAATCTGAATCAGGCTGACGCCGAAATAAAAGCGGGACACTGGAACCGTGAAAGCAATCGCGGTCATGAACTTGACGGTAAAAGCGTTGGTATTATTGGTTATGGAAATATGGGTAAAGCTTTCGCCAAAAAACTTCATGGTTTTGAAGTGGATGTTTTATGTTACGATATTTTGGATAATGTTGGCGATGAAAATGCCAGACAAGTTTCGTTGCGGGAATTACAACAAAAAACGGATGTTTTAAGTTTACATCTTCCTTGGACGCCTGAAACGGATAAAATGGTCAACGCTGATTTTATAAACGCATTTGCAAAGCCATTTTGGATCATAAATACTTCACGAGGTAAAAATATCGTGACGGCAGATTTAGTTAGCGCCATGAAAGAAAAAAAGGTTTTAGGCGCAGGCTTGGATGTATTGGAGTATGAAAAATTATCTTTTGAAACTCTTTTTCAGGATAAAAATACGCCCGAAGCTTTTCAATATTTATTACAAGCAAAAAATGTTTTGCTCACACCTCATATTGCAGGCTGGACATTTGAAAGTCATGAAAGACTCGCACAGGTTATTGTAAACAAGATTAAAAAAGTGTATGCTAAATAA
- the nhaA gene encoding Na+/H+ antiporter NhaA, giving the protein MKLTKTFKTFFENEKSGGLLLLFVTIISLCLANSSFQTEYIALWEIDLGGHSITHWINDGLMTIFFLLIGLELEREIYHGELSSIKNASLPIMAAFGGMLVPAAIFLALNYGTNTQNGAGIPMATDIAFAIGILSLLGNKVPPSLKVFLTALAVIDDLGAIIVIAIFYTTSIAFTNLAIALGIWVVLFILNRMKIHNLIPYLIGGVAMWYFMLNSGVHATITGVILAFVIPFGDGGEKSLSHKIEHFLHKPVAFVILPLFAIANTCIAIESDWHQGLNHPNTFGIILGLVIGKPLGILLFSFIGVSAGYCVLPKSLKWTHVLGAGMLGGIGFTMSIFITILAFKDPETIVFSKIAILIASLLSGIFGFVYLKYVLKNKKPKTS; this is encoded by the coding sequence ATGAAATTAACCAAAACTTTTAAAACCTTTTTTGAAAACGAAAAATCAGGAGGACTCTTATTGCTTTTTGTTACCATTATTTCGCTTTGCCTTGCAAACTCGTCGTTTCAGACCGAATATATTGCTTTGTGGGAAATCGATTTAGGCGGACATTCGATCACACATTGGATCAATGATGGTTTAATGACGATTTTCTTTTTACTGATTGGCTTAGAATTAGAACGTGAAATTTATCATGGTGAATTATCAAGTATAAAAAATGCCTCGCTTCCAATTATGGCTGCTTTTGGCGGCATGTTAGTTCCTGCGGCGATATTTTTAGCTCTAAATTATGGAACAAATACTCAAAATGGAGCCGGAATTCCAATGGCTACCGACATTGCTTTTGCAATTGGTATATTATCGCTATTAGGCAATAAAGTCCCGCCATCATTAAAAGTATTTTTAACGGCACTTGCAGTAATCGACGATTTGGGTGCTATTATTGTAATCGCTATTTTTTATACCACTTCGATTGCTTTTACAAATCTTGCCATTGCTTTGGGAATTTGGGTCGTGTTATTTATTTTAAACAGAATGAAAATTCATAACCTGATTCCGTATCTAATTGGTGGCGTTGCCATGTGGTATTTTATGCTCAATTCAGGTGTTCACGCAACAATAACCGGTGTTATACTCGCATTTGTGATTCCGTTTGGAGATGGCGGCGAAAAATCACTTTCACATAAAATAGAACATTTTTTACATAAACCTGTTGCCTTTGTTATATTGCCTTTGTTTGCTATCGCGAATACCTGCATTGCCATTGAATCTGACTGGCATCAGGGATTAAATCACCCCAATACTTTCGGAATTATTTTAGGACTTGTTATCGGTAAACCATTAGGAATTTTACTTTTCTCTTTTATTGGTGTAAGTGCCGGTTATTGTGTATTACCAAAAAGCTTAAAATGGACTCATGTTTTAGGCGCGGGAATGCTGGGCGGAATTGGCTTTACAATGTCAATATTTATTACGATACTCGCTTTTAAAGATCCGGAAACTATCGTTTTCTCTAAAATCGCAATTTTGATTGCTTCATTGCTTTCAGGAATTTTCGGATTTGTTTATTTAAAATATGTTTTGAAGAATAAAAAGCCAAAAACATCATGA
- the proC gene encoding pyrroline-5-carboxylate reductase — MKVHIIGGGNLGVSIALGIAKFSKNNQVTVTRRNIASIQYLSEYGITVSSDNKHNIQEADVVVLTIKPYQVDTVLAEILPVIAGKTIASAVSGLSLDMLQSKTNNAIPVIRIMPNIAAQFGESATCISFPEKDREKALPIVDLFQDLGTAPVIDEKLMDAATVLGACGTAYALRYIRASMQAGIEIGFDSNTALAIAAQTVKGAAKMLLEEKVHPEQLIDRVTTPQGCTIVGLNEMEHNGFSSSLIKGIKTSLKQIKG, encoded by the coding sequence ATGAAAGTACACATAATAGGAGGAGGAAACCTTGGCGTTTCTATTGCCTTGGGAATTGCAAAATTTTCTAAAAACAATCAGGTTACAGTAACGAGAAGAAATATAGCCAGTATTCAATATCTTTCAGAATACGGAATCACGGTTTCTTCAGATAACAAACATAATATTCAGGAAGCCGATGTCGTGGTTTTAACCATAAAGCCGTATCAGGTTGATACTGTTTTAGCAGAAATTTTACCGGTAATTGCAGGTAAAACAATTGCCTCTGCTGTAAGCGGATTATCTCTTGATATGCTTCAATCTAAAACAAATAATGCAATTCCGGTAATCAGGATTATGCCTAATATTGCGGCACAATTTGGCGAATCGGCAACTTGTATTTCTTTCCCTGAAAAGGACAGAGAAAAAGCCTTGCCAATTGTCGATTTGTTTCAGGATTTAGGAACAGCTCCGGTTATCGACGAAAAATTAATGGATGCAGCTACAGTTCTAGGCGCATGCGGAACTGCTTATGCCTTGAGATATATTCGTGCTTCGATGCAGGCCGGAATCGAAATTGGTTTTGATTCGAATACCGCTTTGGCAATTGCAGCGCAAACCGTAAAAGGAGCCGCAAAAATGTTGTTAGAGGAAAAAGTACATCCGGAACAATTAATCGATCGTGTAACAACGCCACAAGGCTGTACAATTGTAGGTTTGAATGAAATGGAACATAATGGTTTCAGTTCGTCTTTGATAAAAGGAATTAAGACTTCTTTAAAACAGATTAAAGGGTAG
- the mgtE gene encoding magnesium transporter, whose protein sequence is MEFKVSKELIQQLEEHIVKKNDKELEILLNDLHHADIAEILDELDFDEATYIFKVLDSDKTAEILLELEDDLRENILSRLSPKEIAEELDELETNDAADIIAELSQEIKAEVISEMLDVEHAKDIVDLLRYDENSAGGLMGKELVKVNENWNVLTCVKEMRIQAENVSRVHSIYVVDDENRLKGRLSLKDLLTTSTKTQIGDIYIRKLNFVNVDTEDVEVARIMQKYDLEAIPVVDELGRLVGRITIDDIVDVIKDEADKDYQLAAGITQDVESNDSVLELTKARLPWLLIGMVIEIVASFVLKGNEATFQKYSTLIIFVPLLSATAGNIGVQASAIVVQGLANGTLKEFSRGYFSKEISVSMISGSIISLLLLGYHSLMYQQYLVGVAISISMIVVILFAATLGTLVPLFLHKNKIDPAIATGPFITTTNDVFGIMLYFGVAKLILGF, encoded by the coding sequence ATGGAGTTCAAAGTTAGCAAAGAATTAATACAGCAATTAGAAGAGCACATTGTTAAGAAAAACGACAAGGAACTTGAAATTTTACTTAACGATCTGCACCACGCCGATATTGCCGAAATCCTGGATGAACTGGATTTCGACGAAGCAACTTATATTTTTAAGGTTTTAGATAGTGATAAAACCGCTGAGATTCTTCTGGAACTGGAAGATGATTTGCGTGAAAACATTTTAAGCCGACTTTCGCCTAAGGAAATTGCAGAGGAGCTTGATGAGCTTGAAACCAATGATGCGGCAGATATTATTGCCGAACTTTCGCAGGAAATTAAAGCTGAGGTAATCTCAGAAATGCTGGATGTTGAACACGCAAAAGACATTGTCGATTTGTTGCGTTACGACGAAAATTCTGCCGGTGGTTTAATGGGAAAAGAGTTAGTAAAAGTCAATGAAAATTGGAATGTACTAACTTGTGTGAAAGAAATGCGCATTCAGGCCGAAAATGTGTCGAGAGTGCATTCTATTTATGTTGTTGATGATGAAAACCGCTTAAAAGGAAGATTATCACTTAAAGATTTACTGACAACATCAACCAAAACTCAAATTGGTGATATTTATATTCGAAAATTAAACTTCGTAAACGTCGATACCGAAGATGTTGAGGTTGCACGTATCATGCAAAAATACGATTTGGAAGCTATTCCGGTTGTAGACGAGCTTGGTCGTTTGGTGGGAAGAATTACGATTGATGATATCGTAGACGTAATTAAAGACGAAGCAGATAAGGATTACCAATTAGCGGCGGGTATTACACAAGACGTTGAATCGAATGACAGCGTTTTAGAATTAACCAAAGCACGTTTGCCCTGGCTTTTAATTGGAATGGTAATCGAAATTGTGGCTTCTTTTGTTTTAAAAGGAAATGAAGCGACCTTTCAAAAATATTCAACCTTAATTATTTTTGTTCCTTTACTTTCGGCAACAGCCGGAAATATTGGTGTTCAGGCTTCGGCAATTGTTGTTCAGGGTTTGGCAAACGGAACTTTAAAAGAATTTAGCCGGGGATATTTCAGTAAAGAGATTAGCGTTTCGATGATTTCCGGAAGTATAATTTCATTGCTTTTGCTGGGATATCATTCCTTAATGTATCAACAATATTTGGTGGGAGTGGCGATTTCGATTTCGATGATCGTAGTGATTCTTTTTGCTGCAACTTTAGGAACTTTAGTACCGCTTTTTCTTCATAAAAATAAAATCGATCCCGCTATTGCAACAGGTCCGTTTATTACAACAACCAATGACGTTTTTGGAATTATGCTCTATTTTGGAGTAGCCAAATTGATTCTTGGATTTTAA
- the rsmA gene encoding 16S rRNA (adenine(1518)-N(6)/adenine(1519)-N(6))-dimethyltransferase RsmA produces MEKVKAKKHLGQHFLKDESIAKAIADTLSLKGYDEVLEIGPGMGVLTKYLLDKPINTHVIEIDTESVVYLGENYPKLKDQIISQDFLKYNINEVYKDKQFAIIGNFPYNISTQIVFRTLELRDQIPEFSGMFQKEVAERICEKKGSKAYGILSVLAQAFYITEYLFTVDENVFIPPPKVKSGVMKMTRKEDYSLPCGEKLFFTVVKTAFQQRRKTLRNSLKTLNLTDNLRLDTIFDKRPEQLSVEEFIELTQKIEADGVQS; encoded by the coding sequence ATGGAAAAAGTAAAAGCCAAAAAACATTTAGGACAACATTTCCTGAAAGACGAAAGTATTGCAAAAGCTATTGCCGATACTTTGAGCTTAAAAGGATACGATGAGGTTTTAGAAATAGGACCGGGGATGGGTGTGTTGACTAAGTATTTGCTTGACAAACCAATAAATACACACGTTATCGAGATTGATACAGAATCTGTGGTGTATTTGGGTGAAAATTATCCGAAATTAAAAGATCAGATTATCTCTCAGGATTTTTTGAAATACAATATCAATGAGGTTTACAAAGACAAACAATTTGCTATAATTGGAAACTTTCCATACAATATTTCGACTCAGATCGTTTTTAGGACTTTAGAGTTAAGAGACCAGATTCCTGAGTTTTCCGGAATGTTTCAAAAAGAAGTAGCAGAACGTATTTGCGAGAAAAAAGGATCTAAAGCTTACGGAATCTTATCCGTTTTAGCGCAGGCTTTCTATATTACCGAGTATTTGTTTACTGTTGACGAAAATGTTTTTATTCCTCCGCCCAAGGTCAAGTCGGGTGTGATGAAAATGACCCGAAAGGAAGATTACAGTCTTCCGTGTGGTGAAAAGTTGTTTTTTACGGTTGTGAAAACTGCTTTTCAGCAAAGACGAAAAACATTACGTAACAGTTTGAAAACATTAAATTTAACTGATAATTTGCGATTAGACACTATCTTTGATAAACGTCCCGAGCAACTTAGTGTAGAAGAATTTATTGAACTGACTCAAAAAATAGAAGCCGATGGAGTTCAAAGTTAG
- a CDS encoding DUF4286 family protein, which yields MIIYNVTTNIHESVHDQWLKWMQEKHIPEILATNKFSSARIVKVLIEEEMGGITYSVQYVTDSKETLEKYYIEDEPQFHREALGLFADKMLSFRTELEVISEH from the coding sequence ATGATTATTTACAACGTTACCACTAATATACACGAAAGCGTTCACGACCAATGGTTAAAATGGATGCAGGAAAAACACATACCGGAAATTCTGGCTACAAACAAGTTTTCTTCGGCAAGAATTGTAAAAGTTTTGATTGAGGAAGAAATGGGAGGAATTACCTATTCTGTTCAATATGTGACTGACAGCAAAGAAACTTTGGAAAAATATTATATCGAAGACGAACCACAATTTCACAGAGAAGCTTTAGGTTTATTTGCCGATAAAATGCTTTCTTTCAGAACAGAGTTGGAAGTTATTTCGGAACATTAA